Proteins from a single region of Pseudodesulfovibrio portus:
- a CDS encoding ABC transporter permease subunit has translation MNHQGFLSFFLTAGCDNFAQAFKRSLVAAVWFVFLTFPIMVIRVNTIEKTVHWHWERMGYIAVAVFFGSFIWRWLLARKELKKDESKEETRVESLLTRVQSHPILKYSALVILAGMAAVFPKVFDLYQTNIMISCLLYIVLGLGLNIVVGLAGLLDLGFVAFYAVGAYAYALTNMHWGINFWYMLPVGALLGALLGVLLGFPVLRLKGDYLAIVTLGFGEIIRLVLENWGDVTMGPSGISSIDRPALFGIELGVIGSTHYMYYIMIGLMILTIFSVNRLQNSRIGRAWLALREDEIACQAMGIDKMKTKLMAFALGATWAGMAGVIFAAKTTFINPASFTFWESAIILSIVVIGGMGSIRGVIAGAVILILVPEYLRDFAEFRMLLFGAIMVLVMVFRPQGLISAKRKIYKYKTNTAGAPNE, from the coding sequence ATGAACCATCAGGGCTTTCTGAGCTTCTTCCTGACCGCCGGGTGCGACAACTTCGCCCAGGCGTTCAAGAGGTCGCTTGTGGCCGCAGTCTGGTTCGTTTTCCTGACATTCCCCATCATGGTCATCCGGGTGAACACCATCGAGAAGACCGTGCACTGGCATTGGGAGAGGATGGGCTACATCGCCGTGGCCGTCTTCTTCGGCTCGTTCATCTGGCGCTGGCTGCTGGCCCGCAAGGAACTCAAGAAGGACGAATCCAAGGAAGAGACGCGGGTCGAATCCCTGCTGACCCGAGTCCAGTCCCATCCGATCCTGAAGTACTCGGCGCTGGTCATCCTCGCCGGGATGGCCGCCGTCTTCCCCAAGGTGTTCGACCTGTACCAGACCAACATCATGATCTCCTGCCTGCTGTACATCGTGCTCGGGCTGGGGCTGAACATCGTTGTCGGCCTGGCCGGTCTGCTCGACCTCGGATTTGTGGCCTTCTACGCGGTGGGCGCATACGCATATGCCCTCACCAACATGCACTGGGGCATCAATTTCTGGTACATGCTGCCCGTTGGCGCGTTGCTCGGGGCCCTGCTCGGCGTGCTGCTCGGCTTCCCCGTGCTGCGGCTCAAGGGCGACTACCTGGCCATCGTCACGCTGGGGTTCGGCGAGATCATCCGATTGGTGCTTGAAAACTGGGGCGACGTGACCATGGGCCCCTCCGGCATTTCCTCCATCGACCGGCCCGCCCTGTTCGGCATCGAGCTGGGCGTCATCGGCTCCACGCATTACATGTACTACATCATGATCGGGCTGATGATCCTGACCATCTTCTCGGTCAACCGGTTGCAGAACTCCCGCATCGGGCGCGCCTGGCTCGCCCTGCGCGAGGACGAGATCGCCTGTCAGGCCATGGGAATCGACAAGATGAAAACCAAGCTCATGGCATTCGCCCTGGGCGCGACCTGGGCGGGCATGGCCGGCGTGATCTTTGCGGCCAAAACGACCTTCATCAACCCCGCATCCTTCACCTTCTGGGAATCGGCCATCATCCTGTCCATCGTGGTCATCGGCGGCATGGGCTCCATCCGGGGCGTCATCGCCGGTGCCGTCATCCTGATCCTGGTGCCCGAGTATCTGCGCGACTTCGCCGAATTCCGCATGCTCCTGTTCGGGGCCATCATGGTTCTGGTCATGGTCTTCAGGCCCCAGGGGCTGATCAGCGCCAAGCGCAAGATCTACAAATACAAAACGAATACGGCGGGTGCGCCCAATGAATAA
- a CDS encoding ABC transporter ATP-binding protein, translating to MNNPVLNVNAVSKDFGGIRALDEVDLVVGDKEIVALIGPNGAGKTTFFNCITGIYTPTSGDVIIDPEAEGVKARRINGKKPNIVTELGMARTFQNIRLFPSMTALENVMIGTHCRTKSSIWGAISRNKTTRREEQAVIQRAYELLVLVGLDEYVNELASNIPYGKQRRLEIARALATDPFLLLLDEPAAGMNPQETKDLERLIMEIREKFDISIMLIEHDMKMVMSMSDRIYVLDYGRMIADGTPGQIAANPDVIKAYLGEDHDD from the coding sequence ATGAATAATCCAGTCTTGAACGTCAACGCCGTGAGCAAGGACTTCGGGGGCATCCGTGCCCTTGACGAAGTCGATCTCGTGGTCGGGGACAAGGAAATCGTGGCCCTGATCGGTCCCAACGGCGCAGGGAAGACCACGTTTTTCAACTGCATCACCGGCATCTACACACCCACTTCCGGGGACGTGATCATCGACCCGGAGGCCGAGGGCGTGAAGGCGCGCCGCATCAACGGCAAGAAGCCGAACATCGTCACGGAACTGGGCATGGCCCGGACCTTCCAGAACATCCGCCTCTTCCCGTCCATGACCGCGCTGGAAAACGTCATGATCGGCACACACTGCCGGACCAAGTCGTCCATCTGGGGCGCCATTTCCCGCAACAAAACCACCCGCAGGGAAGAGCAGGCCGTCATCCAGCGCGCCTACGAGCTGCTGGTGCTGGTGGGCCTGGACGAGTACGTCAACGAACTGGCTTCGAATATCCCCTACGGCAAGCAGCGCAGGCTCGAGATTGCCCGCGCCCTGGCCACCGACCCGTTCCTCCTGCTCCTGGACGAGCCCGCAGCGGGCATGAACCCCCAGGAGACCAAGGATCTGGAGCGGCTCATAATGGAAATCAGGGAGAAGTTCGACATTTCCATCATGCTCATCGAGCACGACATGAAGATGGTCATGTCCATGTCCGACCGAATTTACGTCCTGGATTACGGGCGCATGATAGCCGACGGCACGCCCGGGCAGATCGCGGCGAACCCGGACGTCATCAAGGCGTACCTCGGAGAGGACCACGATGACTAA
- a CDS encoding ABC transporter ATP-binding protein, which yields MLELKNVNSFYGNIQALYDVDLYIDQGEIITLIGANGAGKSTTLMTVCGVVQARSGQVLYDGDDITREAPNRIVSQGICQVPEGRLIFPELTVQENLDMGAFMRNDKDGIKRDIEYCFDLFPILAERRRQQGGTLSGGEQQMLAIARALMAKPRLLLLDEPSMGLAPLVVRQIFDIIKKVNAEQNTTIFLVEQNANLALKIGHRGYVMENGRVVLTDSCDKLLADESVKRAYLGL from the coding sequence ATGCTTGAACTCAAGAACGTCAATTCCTTTTACGGCAATATCCAGGCTCTCTACGACGTGGACCTGTACATCGATCAGGGCGAGATCATCACCCTGATCGGCGCCAACGGCGCGGGCAAGTCCACCACGCTCATGACCGTGTGCGGCGTGGTCCAGGCCCGCAGCGGCCAGGTCCTCTACGACGGCGACGACATCACCAGGGAAGCTCCCAACAGGATCGTGTCCCAGGGCATCTGCCAGGTGCCCGAGGGCAGGCTCATCTTTCCGGAACTGACCGTGCAGGAAAATCTGGACATGGGCGCGTTCATGCGAAACGACAAGGACGGCATAAAGCGGGACATCGAGTACTGCTTCGACCTGTTCCCCATCCTGGCCGAGCGCCGCAGGCAGCAGGGCGGCACCCTGTCCGGAGGCGAGCAGCAGATGCTGGCCATCGCCAGGGCGCTCATGGCCAAGCCGCGCCTCCTGCTCCTGGACGAGCCGTCCATGGGGCTGGCCCCGCTGGTGGTCCGGCAGATCTTCGACATAATCAAGAAGGTCAACGCCGAGCAGAACACGACCATCTTCCTGGTCGAGCAGAACGCCAACCTGGCGCTCAAGATCGGCCACCGGGGGTACGTCATGGAAAACGGGCGGGTGGTCCTGACCGACTCCTGCGACAAGTTGCTCGCGGATGAGTCGGTCAAGCGAGCCTACCTGGGCTTATAA
- the guaB gene encoding IMP dehydrogenase, which produces MSKILEKALTFDDVLLLPGYSDILPDMVDVSSYLTPQIKLNIPLISAAMDTVTESRMAISMARHGGAGVIHKNMSVREQAREIDRVKKSESGMISDPLTVHPDDDLGKVKAIMAEYRISGLPVVKGDHLVGIITNRDIRFVKEDSALVSELMTSRDLVTVPEGIDTEEAKRKLHQHRIEKLLVVDADNRLRGLITIKDINKHKKYPSAVKDGRGRLIVGAALGVGNDCLTRAEALLHAGADFLVLDSAHGHSENILKSTRALRSAYPDVQLIGGNIATYEGAKALIEAGVDTVKVGIGPGSICTTRIVAGVGVPQITAVMEAGRAAREADRCIIADGGIKYSGDVVKALAVGAHSCMMGSVLAGTEESPGETILYQGRTYKQYRGMGSIDAMKKGSSDRYFQEKSKKLVPEGIVGRVPYRGKVGETIYQFIGGLRSGMGYTGSASLADLFEKSKLVQISSAGLRESHVHDVAITKESPNYRVDG; this is translated from the coding sequence ATGAGCAAGATTCTTGAAAAAGCACTGACTTTCGATGATGTACTGTTGCTGCCGGGTTATTCCGACATCCTGCCGGACATGGTGGACGTGTCTTCCTACCTGACTCCGCAGATCAAGCTGAACATCCCGCTTATCTCCGCGGCCATGGACACGGTCACCGAGTCCCGTATGGCCATCTCCATGGCCCGCCACGGCGGGGCAGGGGTCATCCACAAGAACATGTCCGTGCGCGAGCAGGCCCGTGAGATCGACCGGGTCAAGAAGTCCGAGTCCGGCATGATCTCCGATCCCCTCACCGTTCATCCCGACGATGATCTGGGCAAGGTCAAGGCCATCATGGCCGAGTACCGCATTTCCGGCCTGCCCGTGGTCAAGGGGGATCATCTGGTGGGGATCATCACCAACCGCGACATCCGGTTCGTCAAGGAAGACTCCGCCCTCGTCAGCGAGCTGATGACCTCCCGCGACCTGGTCACCGTGCCCGAGGGCATCGACACCGAAGAGGCCAAGCGCAAGCTGCACCAGCACCGCATCGAGAAACTGCTGGTGGTGGACGCCGACAACCGGTTGCGCGGCCTGATCACCATCAAGGACATCAACAAGCACAAGAAATATCCCAGTGCCGTCAAGGACGGCCGGGGCCGCCTGATAGTGGGCGCAGCCCTGGGCGTCGGCAACGACTGCCTGACCCGGGCCGAGGCGCTTCTCCACGCCGGGGCCGACTTCCTGGTGCTCGATTCGGCCCACGGCCACTCCGAAAACATTCTCAAGTCCACCCGGGCGTTGCGTTCCGCCTACCCGGACGTCCAGCTCATCGGCGGCAACATCGCCACCTACGAAGGGGCCAAGGCGCTCATCGAGGCGGGCGTTGATACGGTCAAGGTGGGCATCGGTCCCGGTTCCATCTGCACCACCCGCATCGTGGCCGGTGTGGGCGTGCCGCAGATCACTGCGGTCATGGAGGCCGGCAGGGCCGCCCGCGAGGCCGACAGGTGCATCATCGCCGACGGCGGCATCAAGTATTCCGGCGACGTGGTCAAGGCCCTGGCCGTGGGCGCCCATTCCTGCATGATGGGATCGGTCCTGGCAGGCACCGAGGAGTCGCCGGGCGAGACCATCCTGTACCAGGGCCGCACCTACAAGCAGTACCGGGGCATGGGCTCCATCGACGCCATGAAGAAGGGCAGCTCCGACCGGTACTTCCAGGAGAAATCCAAGAAGCTGGTGCCCGAGGGCATCGTGGGCCGGGTCCCCTATCGCGGCAAGGTGGGCGAGACCATCTACCAGTTCATCGGCGGCCTGCGTTCCGGCATGGGATACACCGGCTCGGCATCCCTGGCCGACCTGTTCGAGAAGTCCAAGCTGGTCCAGATTTCCTCGGCCGGGCTCAGGGAATCCCACGTCCACGACGTGGCCATCACCAAGGAATCTCCCAATTACAGGGTGGACGGCTAG
- the guaA gene encoding glutamine-hydrolyzing GMP synthase, whose translation MHDNRVLILDFGSQFTQLIARRVREAGVYSEIHPCNVDPERVKAFKPSALILSGGPSSVLEAGAPPLNMDYLDMGIPVLGICYGMQLLAHNMGGRVVASTDREYGRAKFSALNDCILFDGVEEKDDLTVWMSHGDRVEALPDGFVPMGKTDSIEFGAMGNADKKIYALQFHPEVAHTEHGSAIIQNFLFKVAGLTASWSMASFVDTAIEDLKKQVGDDKVVLGLSGGIDSTVAAVMLHKAIGKNLHCIFVDNGLLRMGEREEVIGFLEEHFDLNVKCVDAAAEFLADLKGVEDPEKKRKLIGYKFIEIFDREAKAIEGVKFLGQGTLYPDVIESESFKGPSAVIKSHHNVGGLPEKMNLALVEPLRELFKDEVRRAAYELGLPEHIIWRQPFPGPGLSIRIIGEVTEERLDILRLADKIVQNEMVASDWYRKVWQGFAVLLPLKTVGVMGDDRTYENVIALRIVDSLDAMTADWSRLPSELLARMSNRIINEVKGVNRVVLDISSKPPSTIEWE comes from the coding sequence ATGCACGACAACAGAGTACTCATCCTTGATTTCGGCAGCCAGTTCACCCAGCTGATCGCACGTCGCGTGCGCGAGGCCGGTGTGTATTCGGAAATCCATCCCTGCAACGTCGACCCCGAACGGGTGAAGGCGTTCAAGCCGTCCGCGCTGATCCTGTCCGGCGGGCCGTCTTCGGTCCTGGAGGCCGGCGCGCCCCCGCTGAACATGGATTACCTGGACATGGGCATCCCGGTGCTCGGCATCTGCTACGGCATGCAGCTTCTGGCCCACAACATGGGCGGCCGGGTCGTGGCTTCCACGGACCGTGAATACGGCCGCGCCAAGTTTTCGGCCCTGAACGACTGCATCCTGTTCGACGGCGTCGAGGAAAAGGACGACCTGACCGTCTGGATGTCCCACGGCGACCGGGTCGAGGCCCTGCCCGACGGCTTCGTGCCCATGGGCAAGACCGACTCCATCGAGTTCGGGGCCATGGGCAACGCGGACAAGAAGATTTACGCCCTCCAGTTCCATCCGGAGGTGGCCCACACCGAGCACGGCTCCGCCATCATCCAGAACTTCCTGTTCAAGGTGGCCGGGCTGACCGCCTCCTGGTCCATGGCCTCCTTCGTGGACACGGCCATCGAGGACCTCAAGAAGCAGGTGGGCGACGACAAGGTCGTACTCGGCCTGTCCGGCGGCATCGACTCCACCGTGGCAGCGGTCATGCTGCACAAGGCCATCGGCAAGAACCTGCACTGCATCTTCGTGGACAACGGGCTGTTGCGAATGGGCGAGCGCGAGGAAGTCATCGGCTTCCTGGAAGAGCATTTCGACCTCAACGTCAAGTGCGTGGACGCCGCCGCCGAGTTCCTGGCGGACCTCAAGGGCGTCGAGGACCCGGAAAAGAAGCGCAAGCTCATCGGCTACAAGTTCATCGAGATATTCGATCGCGAGGCCAAGGCCATCGAGGGCGTGAAGTTCCTGGGCCAGGGCACCCTGTACCCGGACGTCATCGAGTCCGAATCCTTCAAGGGCCCCTCGGCGGTCATCAAGTCCCACCACAACGTGGGCGGCCTTCCCGAGAAGATGAATCTCGCGCTGGTGGAGCCGCTGCGTGAATTGTTCAAGGACGAAGTGCGCCGCGCCGCCTACGAGCTGGGCCTGCCCGAGCACATCATCTGGCGGCAGCCGTTCCCCGGTCCGGGCCTGTCCATCCGCATCATCGGCGAAGTGACCGAGGAGCGGCTGGATATCCTGCGCCTGGCCGACAAGATCGTGCAGAACGAGATGGTCGCGTCGGACTGGTATCGCAAGGTCTGGCAGGGGTTTGCCGTACTCCTGCCGCTCAAGACCGTGGGCGTCATGGGCGACGACCGCACCTATGAGAACGTCATCGCCCTGCGCATCGTGGATTCGCTGGATGCCATGACTGCCGACTGGTCGCGCTTGCCTTCCGAGCTCCTGGCGCGTATGTCAAATCGCATCATCAATGAAGTGAAGGGTGTCAACCGCGTGGTCTTGGACATTTCCTCCAAGCCGCCGTCCACCATCGAGTGGGAATAA
- the tatB gene encoding Sec-independent protein translocase protein TatB: protein MFGIGGPELLIICVVALIVIGPKKLPEMLRSLGKGVAEFKRVGNDVKTTLDDEVSKAEAEARKREVEEELARRKAEKAKQEAEAAEAEPAKSDQDTVQTEAAAPPPAEETKA from the coding sequence ATGTTTGGTATAGGCGGACCCGAGTTACTGATTATCTGCGTCGTGGCGCTCATCGTCATCGGCCCCAAGAAGCTGCCTGAAATGCTCCGTTCGCTCGGCAAGGGCGTGGCGGAATTCAAGCGCGTGGGCAACGACGTCAAAACCACCCTCGACGACGAGGTCAGCAAGGCTGAAGCCGAAGCCCGCAAGCGCGAGGTGGAGGAAGAGCTCGCCCGCCGCAAGGCCGAGAAAGCCAAGCAGGAAGCGGAAGCCGCCGAGGCCGAACCCGCCAAGTCCGACCAGGACACGGTCCAGACCGAGGCTGCCGCGCCTCCGCCCGCTGAAGAGACAAAGGCCTAA
- the tatC gene encoding twin-arginine translocase subunit TatC: MSSDKDDVKAPEEGAAVEPTVESETAPEAEPGVESGVESEAADGEDPSLVDDTPEVADEAATEAAAEAGADPVEADAPGEDSTASDEPDAAVAGGGDGGDDDDSEAVDDEEEEGEEDEEDEEAEEGAMSLLDHLGELRVRLTKAFIAIGVGMVACYGFAEQMFDILMQPMIDVFQKQAAQNPLLAPGFYEDFGRALKEVLADKGFQHSEQMQVFVDALQKSLMQLAQEGHFQYTYPAEAFFAQIKIAIVAGIFLVSPYVFAQIWGFIAPGLYAHERKMMIPMALMSALFFTGGALFGYFQVFPYAFDFFAGFSTEGIQFTPKLNEYLSFCLKLLFAFGFVFELPLFIFFLARMGLVSSTGLRKKRKYAILIGFVLAAILTPPDPFTQCLMAGPLIVLYEVGIWVAYFFGKKEKRHEKKRAEEEAAARAELDAAAETEES; the protein is encoded by the coding sequence ATGAGTTCCGACAAAGACGATGTGAAGGCTCCCGAAGAGGGAGCCGCAGTCGAGCCGACTGTCGAATCCGAGACAGCACCCGAGGCAGAGCCCGGGGTGGAGTCCGGGGTGGAGTCGGAAGCCGCAGACGGGGAGGACCCTTCCCTGGTCGACGACACGCCCGAGGTCGCCGATGAGGCAGCGACAGAGGCAGCGGCAGAGGCCGGGGCCGACCCGGTGGAAGCCGACGCTCCCGGCGAAGACTCGACCGCGTCCGACGAGCCCGACGCCGCCGTGGCCGGTGGCGGTGATGGCGGCGATGACGACGACAGCGAAGCCGTGGACGATGAAGAGGAAGAAGGCGAAGAGGACGAAGAGGACGAGGAGGCCGAAGAGGGGGCCATGTCCCTGCTCGACCACCTCGGCGAGTTGCGTGTTCGCCTGACCAAGGCCTTCATCGCCATCGGTGTGGGCATGGTCGCCTGTTACGGCTTTGCCGAGCAGATGTTCGACATCCTCATGCAGCCCATGATCGATGTCTTCCAGAAGCAGGCCGCCCAGAACCCCCTGTTGGCCCCCGGTTTTTACGAGGACTTCGGCAGGGCTCTCAAGGAAGTGCTGGCGGACAAGGGATTCCAGCATTCCGAGCAGATGCAGGTCTTTGTGGACGCCCTGCAGAAATCACTCATGCAGCTCGCTCAGGAAGGGCATTTCCAGTACACCTACCCGGCGGAGGCGTTCTTCGCCCAGATCAAGATCGCCATCGTGGCCGGAATCTTTTTGGTCAGCCCGTATGTGTTCGCCCAGATCTGGGGGTTCATCGCCCCCGGCCTGTACGCCCACGAGCGCAAGATGATGATCCCCATGGCGCTCATGTCCGCCCTGTTCTTTACCGGCGGCGCCCTGTTCGGCTACTTCCAGGTCTTTCCCTATGCGTTCGATTTCTTTGCCGGTTTCTCTACAGAAGGCATCCAGTTCACGCCAAAGCTGAACGAATACCTGAGTTTCTGCCTGAAATTGCTGTTCGCATTCGGATTCGTGTTCGAGCTGCCGTTGTTCATCTTTTTCCTGGCCCGCATGGGGCTGGTGTCGTCCACGGGGCTGCGCAAGAAGCGCAAGTACGCCATTTTGATCGGTTTTGTTTTGGCCGCCATCCTGACTCCGCCCGACCCGTTCACCCAGTGCCTCATGGCCGGGCCGCTCATCGTGCTCTACGAGGTCGGCATATGGGTCGCCTACTTCTTCGGCAAGAAGGAGAAGCGGCATGAGAAGAAGAGGGCCGAGGAGGAAGCCGCAGCCCGGGCCGAACTGGACGCCGCAGCCGAAACCGAAGAGAGCTAG
- the hisB gene encoding imidazoleglycerol-phosphate dehydratase HisB, translating into MGKRWALVNRTTKETNIKLTLNLDGQGKAKVDTGIGFADHMLTLFAFWGGFDLDLTCKGDLVIDSHHSMEDIGLCLGQVLAEALGDKKGIVRVGCAKVPMDEALAEVVVDLSGRPYIVYDDTLLPAIIAGEEKDVWREFFKSFAYRAGMNLHVKYEYGQNGHHLLEAAFKALGLALAQAMVVGRKGVSSTKGSLD; encoded by the coding sequence ATGGGCAAACGCTGGGCGTTGGTGAATCGGACCACCAAGGAAACGAACATCAAGTTGACGCTGAACCTGGACGGTCAGGGCAAGGCCAAGGTGGACACCGGCATCGGTTTCGCCGATCACATGCTCACCCTGTTCGCCTTCTGGGGCGGTTTTGATCTCGACCTGACCTGCAAGGGCGATCTGGTGATCGATTCCCACCATTCCATGGAGGACATCGGCCTGTGCCTGGGCCAGGTCCTTGCCGAAGCCCTGGGCGACAAGAAGGGCATCGTCCGCGTGGGCTGCGCCAAGGTCCCCATGGACGAGGCCCTGGCCGAAGTGGTGGTTGACCTGTCCGGCCGTCCCTACATCGTCTATGACGATACCCTCCTGCCCGCCATCATCGCGGGCGAGGAAAAGGACGTCTGGCGCGAATTTTTCAAGTCCTTCGCCTACAGGGCGGGGATGAACCTGCACGTCAAATACGAGTACGGCCAGAACGGCCATCATCTCCTGGAAGCCGCCTTCAAGGCGTTGGGCCTCGCCCTGGCACAGGCCATGGTCGTCGGTCGGAAGGGCGTTTCCAGCACTAAAGGGAGTCTCGACTGA
- the hisA gene encoding 1-(5-phosphoribosyl)-5-[(5-phosphoribosylamino)methylideneamino]imidazole-4-carboxamide isomerase, producing MILFPAVDIKNGECVRLAQGKEDQVTVFSSDPVAQARYWVELGARFLHVVDLDGAFSGIPKNFDLIKRICSEIDIPVQLGGGIRDIATARNYIEAGVHRLIIGTMALEDPALFADLCHTLPGRIGVSLDAVDGKLKTKGWVEDAGLTVDDVLPRLEKDGVRFIVYTDISRDGMQTGVNVDALASLCSKTSIPVIAAGGVHTMDDIKNLYPLSNKGLEGAISGRAIYVGTLDVKEANAWIDAQ from the coding sequence ATGATTCTTTTCCCGGCAGTAGACATCAAGAACGGTGAATGCGTCCGCCTGGCCCAGGGCAAGGAGGACCAGGTCACCGTCTTTTCCTCCGATCCTGTGGCCCAGGCCCGGTACTGGGTGGAACTCGGCGCCCGTTTTCTCCACGTGGTGGACCTGGACGGCGCGTTCTCCGGCATTCCCAAGAACTTCGACCTCATCAAGCGCATCTGCTCCGAGATCGACATCCCGGTGCAGCTGGGCGGCGGCATCCGCGACATCGCCACGGCCCGCAATTACATCGAGGCCGGAGTGCACAGGCTGATCATCGGCACCATGGCCCTCGAGGACCCGGCACTGTTCGCCGATCTCTGCCACACCCTTCCCGGCCGCATCGGCGTGTCCCTGGACGCGGTGGACGGCAAGCTCAAGACCAAGGGGTGGGTGGAAGACGCCGGGCTGACCGTGGACGACGTGCTGCCCCGCCTGGAAAAGGACGGCGTCCGCTTCATCGTGTACACGGACATCTCCCGCGACGGCATGCAGACCGGCGTCAACGTGGACGCCCTGGCCTCCCTGTGTTCCAAGACCTCCATCCCGGTCATCGCGGCGGGCGGCGTGCACACCATGGACGACATCAAGAATCTTTACCCCCTGTCCAACAAGGGGTTGGAGGGTGCCATCTCCGGCCGGGCCATCTACGTGGGCACCCTGGACGTGAAAGAGGCCAACGCCTGGATCGACGCCCAGTAA
- a CDS encoding mechanosensitive ion channel family protein, giving the protein MEGIDIQAILNNISFYVTEYGLRIVIALVIFIVGRWVAQYLASLVRKVMVKAKVDETLRPFLRNLLYYMMLAMVVIASLSQAGINVTSFLAVLGAAGLAVGLALKDSLSNFAAGVIMIMLRFFNRGDYITAAGESGTVTAINIFNTVLTTPDNKVISIPNSAVLGGNITNVTANATRRVDLVFGIGYDDDLLKAKQTLERIVAEEPRVLKDPAPQIEVSELGDSSVNFVCRPWCNTSDYWGVYFALTEKVKLVFDQEGISIPYPQQDVHLYPVEKAPGSEQ; this is encoded by the coding sequence ATGGAAGGAATAGATATCCAGGCCATTCTCAACAACATCAGCTTTTACGTCACTGAGTACGGGCTGCGCATCGTCATCGCACTGGTCATCTTCATCGTCGGTCGCTGGGTGGCCCAATACCTGGCGAGCCTCGTGCGCAAAGTGATGGTCAAGGCCAAGGTGGACGAAACCCTGCGGCCCTTCCTGCGCAATCTCCTGTATTACATGATGCTGGCGATGGTGGTCATCGCCTCGCTGAGCCAGGCAGGCATCAACGTCACCTCATTCCTGGCCGTTCTCGGCGCCGCAGGCCTGGCCGTCGGCCTCGCCCTCAAGGACTCCCTGTCCAACTTCGCCGCGGGCGTCATCATGATCATGCTCAGGTTCTTCAATCGCGGCGACTACATTACCGCAGCCGGTGAATCCGGAACCGTGACCGCCATCAATATTTTCAACACGGTGCTGACCACCCCGGACAACAAGGTCATCTCCATTCCCAACTCCGCCGTGCTCGGCGGCAACATCACCAACGTGACGGCCAACGCCACCCGGCGCGTGGACCTGGTCTTCGGCATCGGCTACGACGACGACCTGCTCAAGGCCAAGCAGACCCTGGAACGGATCGTCGCCGAAGAGCCGCGCGTGCTCAAGGACCCGGCCCCGCAGATCGAGGTTTCCGAGCTGGGCGACTCCTCGGTCAACTTCGTGTGCCGTCCCTGGTGCAACACCAGCGACTACTGGGGCGTGTACTTCGCCCTGACCGAAAAGGTGAAGCTGGTCTTCGACCAGGAAGGCATCTCCATCCCCTACCCCCAGCAGGACGTGCATCTCTACCCCGTGGAAAAGGCCCCCGGTTCCGAGCAATAA
- a CDS encoding glycosyltransferase family 2 protein, protein MKRESVTGLVLTYNGERLLEKCLTSLDFCDEILVVDSASTDRTLEIAERCGARVIVNPWPGPVEQFKMALSKVTTTWIVSLDQDEFLTDELRGNILRKLATPDRGAGYYVPRSSFYFNRFMKHSGWYPDYLFRFFRSGKMEVTASGAHYHFKPRGETFKLEGDILHYPYESFQQHMEKINYYAEEGAAALREKGKRGGWLNALLHAKMRFVKLYLLKLGFLDGTAGLCNALAGFYYTFQKYIRIEEKGKWGEE, encoded by the coding sequence ATGAAACGCGAATCCGTGACCGGACTTGTCCTGACCTACAACGGCGAGCGGTTGCTCGAAAAATGTCTCACGTCGCTGGACTTCTGCGACGAGATTTTGGTGGTGGATTCCGCGTCCACGGACCGGACGCTCGAGATCGCCGAACGATGCGGCGCGCGCGTCATCGTCAATCCGTGGCCCGGGCCGGTGGAGCAGTTCAAGATGGCCCTGTCAAAGGTCACCACCACCTGGATCGTGTCCCTGGACCAGGACGAATTCCTGACCGACGAACTGCGCGGGAACATCCTGCGCAAGCTGGCCACCCCGGACCGGGGCGCGGGCTACTATGTCCCGAGAAGCTCTTTTTATTTCAACCGGTTCATGAAGCATTCCGGCTGGTATCCGGACTACCTCTTCCGCTTCTTCCGTTCCGGCAAGATGGAGGTGACCGCCTCGGGCGCGCACTACCATTTCAAACCGCGCGGCGAGACCTTCAAGCTGGAGGGCGACATCCTCCACTACCCCTACGAGTCGTTCCAGCAGCACATGGAAAAGATCAACTACTACGCCGAGGAAGGCGCGGCCGCCCTGCGCGAAAAAGGCAAACGGGGCGGCTGGTTGAACGCCCTGCTCCACGCCAAGATGCGCTTCGTGAAACTCTACCTGCTCAAGCTCGGCTTCCTGGACGGCACCGCCGGGCTGTGCAACGCCCTGGCCGGGTTCTACTACACCTTCCAGAAATACATCCGCATAGAGGAAAAAGGGAAGTGGGGCGAAGAATAA